The genomic stretch CCTTATCCATTCCCCGCAATGACTGGGCTGACCGGTAGGGAACAATTACTGCTGACAGCGAGGATGTATTGTTATCCTGTTGATCCATGGTCACCTTGGTTTCACCGCTGATAATAATTTGTCTGGCTTCTGCCAGTGATACAATTCGATGGCAGGTGTTTACCGCATCACCGATGACCGTAAAGGTCAATAACTCATCATTTCCCAAAAAACCTGATATCACTTTGCCGGTATGGATTCCAACGGCAAAGTCTGGCCTAATGTTGACTGCAGGGTTATCTTCAGCTGTAATCGAAAATGGTTTTTGCCATTCCTGCTGCATCTCGACAGCGGCTTTGACTGCCCTGAAAGGGTCATCTTCCCGGCTGACCGGAGCTCCAAAAAGGGCTAATAACCCATCGCCGGCAAACTTGTCAAGGGTTCCCAGGTGTTTAAAGATGATCCGGGTCATGGTTTGATAAAAATGGTTTAATATTTTGGTAACCTGCTGGGGGTTGAGGGTTTCAGTCAGCTGGGAAAATCCTCTTATATCAGCAAATAGAATGGTGGCCAGGCTTTCTTTGCTGTGGCATTGCTGTCCAGCTGTTGCCAGAATTTCCCTGCTGATTTCAGGAGAAAAAAAACGGCATAGTCGTTCTTTGTTTCGGGTTTCTTCTATCAACTGCTGCTGTTTTTCAAGCAGGCGCAGTATGTTTGTCAATTCATTTGCCAGGAGTCTAAAGAAACGGAATTGCTCAGGGGTGAAAAAGGCGATATCATGGTGCAGGATAGCCAGAAAACCAACCCGGTATTTTCCTGCTTCAAGGGCTGTGATGGCAAGGGTTTGTTCCCCCAGATGATATGTCTGGGCAGGCATGGGGCGATCGGGCTGATTATTGATCAATGTATCAATTTGCTGGATTTCATCATGGTTGAGTGGTGGAATACCGGCCGCACATACATGTAGTTGCAATGGGAGAAAAATATTTCTCTCCCATTCTGGTGTTTCTGTTTTAAAATACAGGCTATCAGTTCCCAGGTGGCGAAGAATGATTTCAAAAAGTTTTGTCAGCAGCTGACTAG from Pseudomonadota bacterium encodes the following:
- a CDS encoding adenylate/guanylate cyclase domain-containing protein — translated: MDTVFSEHFAHLHRQAERQVGQLSAVCEMLDLAAIELGGDTSQLLTKLFEIILRHLGTDSLYFKTETPEWERNIFLPLQLHVCAAGIPPLNHDEIQQIDTLINNQPDRPMPAQTYHLGEQTLAITALEAGKYRVGFLAILHHDIAFFTPEQFRFFRLLANELTNILRLLEKQQQLIEETRNKERLCRFFSPEISREILATAGQQCHSKESLATILFADIRGFSQLTETLNPQQVTKILNHFYQTMTRIIFKHLGTLDKFAGDGLLALFGAPVSREDDPFRAVKAAVEMQQEWQKPFSITAEDNPAVNIRPDFAVGIHTGKVISGFLGNDELLTFTVIGDAVNTCHRIVSLAEARQIIISGETKVTMDQQDNNTSSLSAVIVPYRSAQSLRGMDKVIDLYQVEKYGA